One window of the Dermacentor andersoni chromosome 10, qqDerAnde1_hic_scaffold, whole genome shotgun sequence genome contains the following:
- the Svip gene encoding small VCP/p97-interacting protein, which produces MGICMSCFKGSGADVTPSPRLDVTVKRQQMAEAAERRLKEQEHRGIKDPEKLKRQQQKREELEQQLAAGGPGEANLRWQVQ; this is translated from the exons ATGGGGATTTGCATGAGCTGCTTCAAAGGCTCCGGCGCTGACGTAACTCCATCGCCGAGACTTGATGTG ACCGTGAAGCGGCAACAAATGGCCGAAGCCGCGGAGCGGAGACTCAAGGAGCAGGAGCACAGGGGAATCAAAGATCCCGAAAAATTAAAGAGGCAACAGCAAAAGCGAGAAGAGCTTGAACAACAGCTTGCGGCCGGTGGGCCGGGCGAGGCGAATTTGCGG tggCAAGTCCAATGA